The Penicillium oxalicum strain HP7-1 chromosome IV, whole genome shotgun sequence genome contains a region encoding:
- a CDS encoding D-aminopeptidase — MSGPTPAIQHAINAVPLRYRGPGGALAVVKDGQVIGKRVWGYADQSRRIPVDSSTRFPICSITKQFVCGLLVDLQRHPTPAMAAKGDVQKQFADTLNEMLPLAREGLTVQNLCDMQSGIRDYWALTTLWGAKPDDEFLIDRDCPPMLEKTKSFHFTPGTEYSYSNVNFYLLGRIIERVTGESLGKLLEERILKPAGMSTAFLCPNTAHHPPPCVGYEGNEDLGFFDAVNRMEWSGDAGLVASLEDMIAYEKYLDQLYADPSSWYHKTAKLTTFSDGNTARYHFGLGHVDVNGVESIGHGGALRGYRLHRRHVPEQHLSVVVMFNHEADAAAAVDDILRTVLNRPTAESTPVEPAPAWYGAYLDEATQLAVTVAKSRRPGEVLITYGAHLESAPLKMTDATSGKSRSMTGSISGDTLQIHRISENRKLNARRLVPLDSGLVDPKLAGAYYCDEIESTFYCTGEAGMFYGTFDGYLGNGIVTSMRYLGDDVWALGCPRGLDASAPGDWTMVFQRDESGTVSGFKIGCWLARGLDFVKLK, encoded by the coding sequence atGTCAGGGCCGACTCCAGCCATTCAACATGCTATTAATGCAGTTCCACTTCGTTACCGGGGGCCGGGAGGTGCTTTGGCGGTCGTCAAGGATGGCCAGGTCATCGGCAAACGAGTCTGGGGATATGCCGACCAATCTCGTCGCATCCCGGTCGACTCGTCGACACGCTTCCCAATATGCTCCATCACCAAGCAATTCGTCTGTGGATTGCTGGTCGATTTGCAACGTCATCCCACCCCGGCCATGGCCGCCAAGGGAGACGTGCAGAAACAGTTCGCCGACACGCTCAATGAAATGCTTCCCTTGGCCCGAGAGGGGCTGACGGTCCAGAACTTGTGCGATATGCAGTCGGGCATTCGTGATTACTGGGCTTTGACCACTCTCTGGGGGGCCAAACCAGACGATGAATTCTTGATCGATCGGGATTGCCCTCCCATGCTCGAAAAGACCAAATCCTTCCACTTCACGCCGGGCACGGAGTACTCATACTCGAATGTCAATTTCTATCTGCTGGGGCGCATCATCGAGCGTGTGACGGGCGAGTCACTGGGGAAGCTACTGGAAGAGCGCATTCTCAAGCCAGCGGGCATGTCCACGGCGTTCTTGTGTCCCAACACAGCGCATCATCCACCCCCCTGTGTCGGTTATGAGGGCAACGAGGATCTTGGCTTTTTCGATGCAGTCAATCGCATGGAGTGGTCTGGTGACGCGGGACTGGTGGCTTCCCTGGAGGATATGATTGCCTATGAAAAGTATCTCGACCAGCTTTACGCTGATCCATCGAGCTGGTATCATAAAACGGCAAAGCTCACCACCTTCAGCGATGGGAACACCGCCAGGTACCACTTCGGGCTCGGCCATGTGGATGTGAACGGGGTGGAATCGATCGGTCATGGAGGGGCGCTGAGAGGCTATCGGCTGCACCGGCGACATGTGCCTGAACAGCATCTGTCGGTCGTGGTCATGTTCAATCACGAGGCAGATGCGGCCGCAGCGGTGGATGATATCCTCCGCACCGTGCTCAACCGACCAACCGCTGAAAGCACCCCAGTGGAGCCTGCTCCGGCGTGGTACGGTGCCTATCTGGACGAGGCCACACAGCTGGCCGTCACTGTAGCCAAGAGTCGGCGTCCGGGTGAGGTTCTCATTACGTACGGTGCCCATCTAGAGTCCGCGCCACTCAAAATGACGGATGCGACGAGCGGGAAGTCCCGCTCCATGACGGGCTCCATTAGCGGAGATACTTTGCAAATCCATCGCATTTCAGAGAACCGGAAGCTCAATGCTCGCCGACTAGTCCCGCTCGACAGCGGTCTCGTTGATCCGAAGCTGGCGGGTGCTTACTACTGTGATGAGATCGAGTCTACTTTCTACTGCACGGGTGAAGCGGGGATGTTTTACGGGACATTTGACGGATATTTAGGTAATGGAATTGTGACGTCGATGAGGTATCTTGGTGACGATGTATGGGCTTTGGGCTGTCCTCGTGGCTTGGATGCCTCGGCGCCGGGGGATTGGACGATGGTCTTCCAGCGCGATGAGAGTGGCACGGTTTCTGGCTTCAAGATTGGGTGCTGGCTTGCTAGAGGACTTGATTTTGTCAAGTTGAAGTGA
- a CDS encoding Sulfite reductase [NADPH] subunit beta — translation MASVSSAGEAVARIAYLSSDLVLSVQPSLQTDSLFSKTLKSLKSQKTTSVLSNQIPVVQAVRHNEDPLLSAFHPLRQRESVSVVASSSILITAVPHLYRLANFPIVIHIALDSSSYPDYSVISSIRQCGFAFLHSETIQESQDIALTAHALAHKSGKGVIHFFDPANSVKDSPIASEDIELVKKTLNLSGVIATHAPSEAETLYTDSGRVATVATDSVEIAPAGQGEATAGLTVPSQSQTPLAASVDNSSVGSSRRESSAGSETPSSAATTVDYSSVRPVNAADIFEWTRQIWATISKETGRTYNAIEYTGPADAKSAVFVFGSTGVFVDALSQAEAGSELENIGLITARLYRPWVGSQIVNSIPNSIEKVAVLEQVRKTTKWGPSFMDFLSSVTPSSVRGEALKIVGYRLGYIEPSTAVQALRGIVQNLQSSSPIQNLEVGSAQAPAVQEGLVQPQLENAYLKILNQLFGDRLYIANQLGAKNAGISSTIAASPEYGFGSLLARKEHRKRFIREVEEASKSATFATDVPKSWLSRWALSVNDSAKANKIAPDVVARLSNDGSKLSRELLESKKLFFEESQWLIGSDAWAYDLGNSGVHHVLASGANVNMLIIDSQPHSERAASDPTRRKKDIGLYAMNLGNAYVASTAVYSSYTQVLQAMAEAEQFNGPSVVVAYLPYHQENDSPLTVLQETKKAVDLGYWPLYRWNPANEEKGEPKFALDSERIKRELEEFLRRDNQLTQLMNRQPKYSSVLSESYGTEVRALQKRKAKDSYEKLLDGLFGAPLTILFASDGGNAQNLAKRLGNRGRARGLKTMVIAMDEYPVEDLATEENVVFISSTAGQGEFPVNGRGLWEHVKNTGDLDLSSIKYSTFGLGDSHYWPRKEDKIYYNKPAKDLDARVAFLGAQKLTDIGLGDDQDPDGYQTGYAEWEPRLWKALGVDNVEGLPEEPAPITNEDIKIQSNFLRGTILEGLRDESTGAISASDQQLTKFHGTYMQDDRDLRDERKAQGLEPAYSFMIRCRLPGGVATPKQWLQMDAISSSHGNETMKLTTRQTFQFHGVIKRKLRGAMQEINKALMDTLAACGDVNRNVMCSSLPELSTFHRETYVFSKKISEHLLPSTTAYHEIWLKDENDNKVQVAGDAIVDHEPLYGPTYLPRKFKITIAIPPHNDTDVYAHDIGLIAIKGADGHLEGFNVLAGGGMGTTHNNKKTYPQTGRMLGFFPAENIHIACEKIMLVQRDNGDRKNRKHARLKYTIDDMGLDVFRSKVEDLLPDGQRFAEPRPFKFESNVDTFGWIKDETGLNHFTFFIENGRIEDTAEFAMRTGLRELASLNKGEFRLTGNQHLILSRVTDEDLPAVKEVMAKYKLDNTAFSGLRLSSSACVAFPTCGLAMAESERYLPVLISKLESTLEENGLARDSIVMRMTGCPNGCARPWLAEVAFVGKAYGAYNMYLGGGYHGQRLNKLYRSSIKEDEIIEIMKGLLKRYAQERNTDGETPERFGDFCIRAGIIKATTDGQNFHEGVAEEDDEE, via the exons ATGGCATCAGTTTCCAGTGCCGGTGAGGCAG TTGCGAGAATCGCCTACCTGTCCAGTGACCTTGTCTTGTCTGTGCAACCTTCCCTGCAGACAGACTCGCTATTTTCAAAGACACTCAAATCTTTAAAGAGCCAAAAGACCACTAGCGTCCTCTCTAATCAAATACCAGTG GTGCAAGCCGTGCGACACAATGAGGACCCTCTACTCTCTGCATTCCACCCTCTCCGTCAGCGAGAGTCTGTCTCTGTAGTCGCCAGCTCCTCAATCCTCATCACAGCGGTTCCTCATCTCTACCGATTGGCGAACTTCCCCATTGTCATTCACATTGCGCTTGATTCCTCATCATACCCCGACTACTCTGTCATCAGTTCCATCCGCCAGTGCGGATTCGCATTCCTGCACTCAGAGACTATCCAGGAGTCCCAAGACATCGCATTGACTGCCCATGCATTGGCCCATAAGTCTGGAAAGGGTGTCATTCATTTCTTCGATCCTGCCAATTCTGTCAAGGACTCACCTATTGCCTCGGAGGATATCGAGCTTGTGAAGAAGACTCTGAACCTGAGTGGAGTCATTGCTACTCACGCCCCTTCCGAAGCCGAGACCCTGTACACCGACTCTGGCCGTGTCGCCACAGTGGCAACGGATAGCGTCGAGATTGCTCCTGCTGGCCAGGGCGAGGCAACCGCCGGGTTAACCGTGCCCTCCCAGTCCCAAACCCCTCTGGCTGCCAGTGTCGACAACTCATCTGTTGGTTCTTCTCGCCGTGAGAGCAGTGCTGGAAGTGAGACTCCTAGTTCTGCAGCCACTACAGTGGACTACTCCAGCGTTCGCCCCGTGAATGCCGCCGATATCTTCGAATGGACGCGCCAGATTTGGGCCACGATCTCGAAGGAGACTGGCCGCACCTACAATGCTATTGAATATACTGGCCCCGCTGACGCCAAGTCCGCTGTCTTTGTGTTCGGCTCAACGGGGGTTTTCGTTGATGCTCTTTCACAGGCAGAGGCTGGGAGCGAGCTTGAGAACATTGGTCTGATCACTGCCCGTCTCTATCGGCCTTGGGTTGGTAGTCAGATTGTCAACTCTATTCCCAACTCCATTGAAAAGGTCGCTGTATTGGAACAGGTCCGGAAGACAACCAAGTGGGGCCCATCTTTCATGGACTTCCTTTCTAGTGTGACCCCTTCCTCTGTTCGAGGCGAGGCTTTGAAGATCGTGGGCTACCGTCTGGGCTACATCGAGCCTTCAACAGCTGTGCAGGCGCTTCGCGGCATTGTTCAGAACCTGCAGTCATCTTCCCCTATCCAGAACCTAGAAGTGGGTAGCGCTCAGGCCCCCGCTGTGCAGGAAGGTCTTGTACAGCCTCAACTTGAAAATGCATACCTGAAAATCCTGAACCAGCTCTTTGGTGATCGCCTATATATCGCCAACCAGCTGGGCGCCAAGAATGCCGGTATCTCCTCCACCATCGCTGCCAGCCCGGAGTATGGTTTTGGATCACTCCTTGCACGCAAGGAACACCGCAAGCGGTTCATCCgagaggtggaagaggcttCCAAGTCCGCTACTTTCGCCACCGATGTCCCCAAGTCTTGGCTGTCACGCTGGGCCCTGAGTGTCAATGATTCTGCCAAGGCGAACAAGATTGCCCCCGACGTGGTTGCCCGTCTTTCTAATGACGGCTCCAAGCTGTCTCGGGAGCTCTTGGAGTCAAAGAAGCTTTTCTTCGAGGAGTCTCAGTGGCTCATCGGCTCTGATGCCTGGGCGTACGACTTGGGCAACTCTGGCGTTCACCATGTTCTTGCCTCTGGCGCTAATGTCAACATGTTGATCATTGACTCGCAGCCTCATTCTGAGCGTGCTGCTTCCGATCCCACTCGCCGGAAGAAGGACATTGGTCTCTACGCTATGAACCTTGGAAATGCCTACGTTGCATCAACAGCCGTGTACAGCTCCTACACGCAGGTTCTGCAGGCCATGGCCGAAGCTGAGCAATTCAACGGCCCGTCCGTCGTTGTTGCTTACCTCCCTTACCACCAAGAGAATGACTCCCCCCTCACTGTCTTGCAGGAGACCAAGAAGGCGGTTGATCTTGGTTACTGGCCTCTGTACCGCTGGAATCCCGCAAATGAAGAGAAGGGCGAGCCCAAGTTTGCCCTCGACTCTGAGCGTATCAAGCGCGAGCTTGAAGAATTCCTTCGTCGCGACAACCAGCTCACCCAGCTCATGAATCGCCAGCCTAAATACTCTTCTGTGTTGTCTGAATCGTACGGCACAGAAGTTCGTGCTTTgcagaagcgcaaggccaaggaTTCGTATGAAAAACTTCTGGACGGCCTTTTCGGAGCTCCACTCACTATTCTTTTCGCGTCAGACGGTGGCAATGCCCAAAATCTTGCCAAGAGGCTGGGCAACCGTGGCCGTGCTCGTGGTTTGAAGACTATGGTCATCGCGATGGATGAATATCCCGTCGAGGATTTGGCCACTGAAGAGAACGTTGTGTTCATCTCTTCTACCGCCGGTCAGGGTGAATTCCCCGTGAACGGTCGCGGCCTGTGGGAGCATGTCAAGAACACCGGCGACCTTGACCTGTCCTCCATCAAGTATTCCACCTTCGGTCTTGGTGACAGCCACTATTGGCCCCGAAAGGAGGACAAGATCTACTACAACAAGCCTGCTAAGGATCTGGATGCCCGTGTGGCATTCTTGGGAGCCCAGAAGCTTACTGACATTGGCCTCGGTGATGATCAGGACCCTGATGGATATCAAACTGGCTACGCCGAGTGGGAGCCCCGTTTGTGGAAAGCTCTTGGCGTCGACAATGTGGAGGGTCTGCCCGAGGAGCCTGCCCCTATCACCAACGAGGACATCAAAATCCAGTCTAACTTCCTCCGCGGTACCATTCTGGAAGGCCTTCGGGACGAGTCGACTGGCGCCATCTCTGCCAGTGACCAGCAATTGACCAAGTTCCATGGTACCTACATGCAGGATGACCGTGACCTCCGGGATGAACGTAAGGCCCAGGGTCTCGAGCCAGCTTATAGTTTCATGATCCGTTGTCGACTGCCCGGTGGTGTTGCTACACCGAAGCAGTGGCTGCAGATGGATGCTATCAGCAGTTCTCACGGAAACGAGACTATGAAATTGACCACCCGCCAGACCTTCCAGTTCCATGGAGTTATTAAACGCAAGCTCCGTGGTGCTATGCAGGAAATCAACAAGGCTCTGATGGACACTCTTGCGGCCTGTGGTGATGTGAACCGTAATGTCATGTGCAGTTCCCTCCCAGAGCTGTCCACTTTCCATCGTGAGACATATGTGTTTTCCAAGAAGATCAGTGAGCACCTGCTTCCTTCAACGACAGCTTATCATGAGATCTGGttgaaggatgagaatgacAACAAGGTTCAGGTGGCTGGTGACGCTATCGTTGACCACGAGCCCCTCTACGGTCCCACCTACTTGCCCCGCAAGTTCAAGATCACCATTGCCATTCCTCCCCACAATGACACTGACGTCTACGCTCACGATATCGGCCTCATTGCTATCAAGGGGGCGGACGGCCACCTGGAAGGTTTCAATGTCCTGGCTGGTGGTGGTATGGGTACCACTCacaacaacaagaagacTTACCCCCAGACTGGTCGTATGCTCGGGTTCTTCCCCGCGGAGAACATTCACATTGCCTGTGAAAAGATCATGCTTGTTCAGCGTGATAACGGTGACCGCAAGAACCGCAAGCACGCTCGTCTGAAGTACACCATTGATGATATGGGACTGGATGTCTTCCGTAGCAAGGTCGAGGACCTTCTTCCGGACGGTCAGCGATTCGCTGAGCCTCGGCCCTTCAAGTTCGAGTCCAACGTTGACACCTTTGGCTGGATCAAGGATGAGACTGGCTTGAATCACTTCACCTTCTTCATTGAGAACGGTCGCATTGAGGACACCGCTGAGTTCGCCATGCGTACCGGTCTCCGCGAGCTTGCCTCCCTCAACAAGGGTGAGTTCCGCCTTACTGGCAACCAGCACTTGATTCTCTCTAGAGTCACAGACGAGGATCTCCCTGCTGTTAAGGAGGTCATGGCCAAGTACAAGTTGGACAACACCGCGTTCTCCGGGCTGcgtctttcctcctcggcctgtGTTGCTTTCCCCACCTGTGGTCTCGCCATGGCTGAGTCTGAGCGTTACCTGCCCGTCCTTATCTCCAAGCTGGAGTCTACTCTTGAGGAGAATGGTCTTGCTCGTGACAGTATTGTTATGCGTATGACTGGTTGCCCCAACGGATGTGCTCGTCCTTGGCTTGCTGAGGTCGCCTTTGTTGGCAAGGCTTACGGAGCGTACAACATGTACCTCGGCGGTGGTTACCACGGACAGCGTTTGAACAAGCTTTACCGTTCTTCCAtcaaggaggatgagatcatTGAGATCATGAAGGGCCTGCTCAAGCGCTATGCTCAGGAGCGAAACACCGACGGCGAGACACCCGAGCGCTTTGGTGACTTCTGTATTCGCGCCGGTATCATTAAGGCCACCACCGACGGCCAAAACTTCCACGAGGGT GttgcggaagaagatgatgaggagtAA
- a CDS encoding putative NADP-dependent mannitol dehydrogenase — protein MSMTIDDCAPGREGFPRPFPNTPSNVLEQFQLGGKVVVVNGAADGIGLAVAEAMAEAGAHVVLWYNSNDAAIQKAQELASTHKIQSAAYKVDVSDATQVSKTIDQVVSNFKKIDVFVANAGMAISKPILEQTLDEYHKQMSVNGKLERTLVVIPPPGNWRTPNIYLKVDGIVHCAKYAGHVFQRQGFGNLIITSSMSAHIVNVPVDQPVYNATKAFVTHFGKSLAREWRDFARVNIVSPGFFDTKMGASPRCVNEAYRMSALGRQGHVKEIKGLYLYLASDASTYMTGSDVLIDGGYVLP, from the exons ATGTCGATGACCATTGATGACTGCGCTCCTGGTCGAGAAGGGTTTCCCCGACCTTTTCCCAACACGCCTTCAAATGTTCTGGAGCAATTCCAACTAGGGGGAAAGGTTGTGGTAGTGAACGGTGCTGCGGATGGAATCGGTCTGGCTGTAGCGGAAGCCATGGCGGAGGCTGGCGCTCATGTCGTCTTGTGGTACAATTC AAATGACGCAGCAATTCAAAAGGCACAAGAATTGGCTAGCACGCATAAGATTCAGTCAGCTGCTTACAAGGTCGACG TCTCCGATGCCACCCAAGTCTCCAAGACCATCGACCAAGTGGTCAGTAATTTCAAGAAGATCGATGTCTTCGTGGCGAATGCAG GCATGGCCATTTCCAAACCGATCCTCGAACAGACCCTAGACGAATACCACAAGCAAATGTCGGTCAACGGTAAGCTTGAAAGAACCCTTGTCGTAATCCCACCACCCGGAAATTGGCGTACTCCTAACATTTACCTCAAAGTCGATGGGATCGTCCACTGCGCCAAATATGCCGGCCACGTCTTCCAGCGTCAAGGGTTCGGCAATCTGATCATCACTTCCAGCATGAGCGCCCACATCGTCAACGTGCCCGTCGATCAACCCGTCTATAACGCCACCAAGGCATTTGTGACTCACTTTGGAAAGTCTCTCGCTCGCGAATGGCGAGATTTTGCCCGTGTGAATATTGTCTCGCCCGGTTTCTTTGATACCAAGATGGGCGCGAGTCCGCGCTGCGTGAATGAAGCGTATCGTATGTCTGCTTTGGGAAGACAGGGACACGTGAAGGAGATCAAGGGATTGTATCTGTACCTTGCGAGTGATGCGTCGACGTATATGACTGGGAGTGATGTGCTTATTGATGGTGGCTATGTCCTGCCGTAA